In one window of Skermanella rosea DNA:
- a CDS encoding OsmC family protein yields MAVRTAEAEWRGALKDGTGRIRTGSGVVDSAYSFPSRFESGSGTNPEELIAAAHAGCFSMALAHGLAGAGHPAERVSTTAKVHLEKADGGFRISRIDLVCEAEVPGIDEAGFRKQAEEAKAGCPVSKALAATEITLDARLA; encoded by the coding sequence ATGGCAGTGCGGACGGCGGAAGCCGAATGGCGCGGCGCGCTCAAGGACGGGACCGGCCGGATCAGGACCGGCAGCGGCGTCGTGGACAGCGCCTATTCCTTCCCGTCGCGTTTCGAATCGGGCAGCGGCACCAACCCCGAGGAGCTGATCGCGGCGGCCCACGCCGGCTGCTTCTCCATGGCGCTGGCCCATGGGCTCGCGGGCGCCGGCCATCCGGCGGAGCGGGTCTCGACCACCGCCAAGGTCCACCTGGAGAAGGCGGACGGCGGGTTCAGGATCAGCCGGATCGACCTGGTCTGCGAGGCCGAGGTCCCCGGCATCGACGAGGCGGGATTCCGGAAGCAGGCCGAGGAAGCCAAGGCCGGCTGCCCCGTCTCCAAGGCGCTGGCGGCGACGGAGATCACCCTGGACGCCAGGCTGGCTTGA
- a CDS encoding autotransporter outer membrane beta-barrel domain-containing protein, giving the protein MPHRVNTKSPARLLAGVVAIALGCSASSRADPAIDPADLNNAVIAAGQQTRAVINRLNDLHASHAGGAPNGGNRAERLRLELDEKQVPLRAFSRFMPPALKDSRTGPVGTFFSGSARLAKKAGRHERGGTMLETPGLTAGADMQVGDHSSIGVAGGYVATAEKLSGRSIAVYGAHMVKPGLTLDAVAGTGDLSFATGGADLMFGGLGLRNELRLDGGLILAATTRFNYAAAEGGDSDADSELATGTVGVQASYRIDYLWGTLMPRAGIEHIHELADAAVQPTETSIRFGLTAHHRDGGILTIDHSTTQARIHTLRAALKVKF; this is encoded by the coding sequence ATGCCTCATCGGGTTAATACGAAATCGCCGGCGCGGCTGCTGGCCGGCGTCGTCGCCATCGCCCTGGGTTGTTCGGCATCGTCCCGGGCCGACCCCGCCATCGATCCGGCCGACCTGAACAACGCGGTGATCGCGGCCGGACAGCAGACCCGCGCCGTGATCAACCGGCTCAACGATCTCCACGCATCCCATGCCGGCGGCGCGCCCAACGGCGGCAACCGCGCCGAACGGCTCAGGCTGGAACTGGACGAGAAGCAGGTGCCGCTACGTGCCTTCTCGCGCTTCATGCCGCCGGCCCTCAAGGATTCCCGCACCGGCCCGGTCGGCACCTTCTTCAGCGGCAGCGCGCGCCTCGCGAAGAAGGCCGGCCGGCACGAGCGCGGCGGCACCATGCTGGAGACGCCCGGCCTGACGGCGGGGGCCGACATGCAGGTCGGCGACCACAGCTCGATCGGCGTCGCCGGCGGCTATGTCGCGACGGCGGAGAAGCTGTCGGGCCGCAGCATCGCCGTCTACGGCGCCCACATGGTGAAGCCCGGCCTGACGCTCGACGCGGTCGCCGGGACCGGCGACCTGTCCTTCGCGACCGGAGGGGCCGACCTGATGTTCGGCGGCCTGGGCCTCCGCAACGAACTTCGGCTGGACGGCGGCCTGATCCTCGCCGCCACCACCCGCTTCAACTATGCCGCGGCCGAGGGCGGCGACTCCGACGCCGACAGCGAGCTCGCGACCGGGACCGTCGGGGTGCAGGCCAGCTACCGCATCGATTACCTGTGGGGCACGCTGATGCCGCGGGCCGGCATCGAGCATATCCACGAACTGGCCGACGCGGCGGTGCAGCCGACCGAGACCAGCATCCGCTTCGGCCTCACCGCCCACCACCGCGACGGCGGCATCCTGACGATCGACCACTCCACCACCCAGGCCCGGATCCATACCCTGCGGGCGGCGCTGAAGGTCAAGTTCTGA
- a CDS encoding PAS domain S-box protein, producing MPQRAAFPVGSTVPRAAAALAAALMVCVCLLAASAGSAQAQNAARTVMLVNEMDVYALGRDMELFEDPTGRLTIDRVATPEFSHRFQPGRADEPNFGLTRSAVWARVTLNSILAVHRDWFLVFREALVDRVTVYVPRPDGGWTALEGGMLASRSYFRLAHRYPVFPLWLQPAEQPTLYVRVENRGTLTIPLVIQSVASLYTSDRSEQLLFGTLFGILMTVCVYLFFIWRVMRERCQLYLILMQLSVTFYIASANGFLAEYLWRGMPWWTGYSVPLSILLAMITGILFADSFLAVRRHMPAFYRVLRLLVLTLASLAVLAAFDRLLVNRLLPWCVIGMVAVFLHAGLGAIRLKVDGGPVFLVAFSALLGGGLARSLVSLDLLPANLLTSNMFDAGAAVSSVVFAVGIAGQFKTRQEEKERALRLSNERFALAADGASAGLYDWDLVTGTVYYSPRMAELYGGPAADLGTSAEAWTRQIHPADATRVRRAYRAFLKSRSNTVALEYRLLSRDGRMRWVSTTGAAVRDPRTNWVLRVAGSTADITENKRAEESLRASESLKAAVIASSLDCIITSDAEGRIIEFNPAAEQTFGHDRDSVLGRPLGDIIMPVLQRARHTAGMRHYFDTRERHLLGRRVEVEAMRSDGTVFPVELAVNEVKAGGQAVFTAFVRDITERRRAQAQIASQREALLQSEKLAALGSLLAGVAHELNNPLSVVVGQSVLLEETAPDDPTAQRARKIHRAADRCARIVKTFLSLARRSPPERQEVDLNEIVLAAVELVGYSLRTDGIELALALSPAPARLWGDADQLNQVVTNLVVNARQALQGAPGPRRLEVSVVRVPGPPVIRLTVADNGPGVPAGIRTRIFDPFFTTKPAGIGTGVGLSMCHNIIDSHGGTIALGETPGGGATFAVELPARDPAPAPAPEPPQAPADVRPLNLLIVDDDPEIALTLAEMLQPDGHCISVAQNGAEALERLASDPCDLVISDVRMPGLDGPGLYRELEARHPHLLGRIVFVTGDTLSDAVRDFLGRTGVPVLEKPYEPADLKAMVARLVGEP from the coding sequence ATGCCTCAACGAGCGGCCTTCCCCGTCGGTTCGACGGTCCCGCGGGCCGCCGCAGCCCTGGCTGCGGCGCTGATGGTCTGCGTCTGCCTGCTTGCCGCCTCGGCCGGTTCCGCCCAGGCGCAGAACGCCGCCCGGACGGTCATGCTGGTCAACGAGATGGATGTCTACGCGCTCGGACGCGACATGGAGCTGTTCGAGGACCCGACCGGCCGCCTGACCATCGACCGGGTGGCTACCCCCGAGTTCTCGCACCGCTTCCAGCCCGGCCGGGCGGACGAGCCGAATTTCGGCCTGACCCGGTCCGCCGTCTGGGCGAGAGTCACCCTGAACAGCATCCTGGCGGTCCACCGGGACTGGTTCCTGGTGTTCCGCGAGGCCCTGGTCGACCGGGTCACGGTCTATGTGCCCCGGCCGGACGGCGGCTGGACGGCGCTGGAGGGCGGCATGCTGGCATCGCGGAGCTATTTCCGGCTGGCCCACCGCTATCCCGTCTTCCCCCTCTGGCTCCAGCCGGCCGAGCAGCCGACCCTCTATGTCCGGGTGGAGAACCGCGGCACGCTGACGATCCCGCTGGTCATCCAGTCCGTGGCGTCGCTCTACACCTCCGACCGGTCCGAGCAGCTCCTGTTCGGGACCCTGTTCGGCATCCTGATGACGGTCTGCGTCTACCTGTTCTTCATCTGGCGGGTCATGCGCGAGCGCTGCCAGCTCTACCTGATCCTGATGCAGCTGTCGGTCACCTTCTACATCGCCTCGGCGAACGGCTTCCTGGCCGAGTACCTGTGGCGCGGCATGCCGTGGTGGACCGGCTATTCGGTGCCGCTGTCGATCCTGCTGGCCATGATCACCGGCATCCTGTTCGCCGACAGCTTCCTGGCGGTCCGGAGACACATGCCGGCCTTCTACCGCGTGCTCCGCCTGCTGGTCCTGACGCTGGCGTCCCTGGCCGTGCTGGCGGCCTTCGACCGCCTGCTCGTCAACAGGCTGCTGCCGTGGTGCGTGATCGGCATGGTCGCGGTGTTCCTCCATGCCGGGCTCGGCGCCATCCGCCTCAAGGTGGACGGCGGGCCGGTCTTCCTGGTCGCCTTCTCCGCCCTGCTGGGCGGCGGCTTGGCGCGCAGCCTGGTCAGCCTCGACCTGCTGCCGGCCAACCTGCTCACGTCCAACATGTTCGATGCCGGGGCCGCGGTCTCCTCCGTGGTCTTCGCGGTCGGCATCGCGGGTCAGTTCAAAACCCGGCAGGAGGAGAAGGAGCGCGCGCTCCGCCTCAGCAACGAGCGGTTCGCCCTGGCCGCCGACGGCGCCAGCGCCGGCCTGTACGACTGGGACCTGGTCACCGGCACCGTTTATTACTCGCCCCGCATGGCGGAGCTCTACGGCGGCCCGGCCGCCGACCTGGGCACCTCGGCCGAGGCCTGGACGCGGCAGATCCATCCCGCCGACGCGACGCGGGTGCGCCGCGCCTACCGCGCCTTCCTGAAGAGCCGGTCGAACACGGTGGCCCTGGAATACCGCCTGCTGTCGCGGGACGGCAGGATGCGCTGGGTCTCGACCACGGGGGCCGCGGTGCGCGATCCGCGCACCAACTGGGTGCTCCGGGTCGCCGGCTCGACCGCTGACATCACGGAGAACAAGCGGGCGGAGGAGAGCCTGCGGGCGTCGGAATCGCTGAAGGCCGCGGTCATCGCCTCCTCCCTCGACTGCATCATCACCAGCGACGCCGAGGGCCGGATCATCGAATTCAACCCGGCGGCCGAGCAGACCTTCGGCCATGACCGGGACTCCGTGCTGGGCAGGCCGCTGGGCGACATCATCATGCCGGTGCTCCAGCGCGCCCGCCACACCGCCGGCATGCGGCACTATTTCGACACCCGCGAGCGCCACCTGCTCGGCCGCCGGGTCGAGGTCGAGGCGATGCGCTCCGACGGCACCGTGTTCCCGGTGGAACTGGCGGTCAACGAGGTCAAGGCCGGCGGGCAGGCGGTCTTCACCGCCTTCGTCCGCGACATCACCGAACGCCGGCGCGCCCAGGCCCAGATCGCCAGCCAGCGCGAGGCGCTCCTCCAGTCGGAGAAGCTGGCAGCATTGGGCTCGCTGCTGGCCGGCGTGGCGCACGAGCTGAACAACCCGCTGTCGGTGGTGGTCGGCCAGTCCGTCCTGCTGGAGGAAACCGCGCCGGACGACCCGACGGCCCAGCGCGCCCGCAAGATCCACCGCGCCGCCGATCGCTGCGCCCGCATCGTCAAGACCTTCCTGTCCCTGGCCCGGCGCAGCCCGCCGGAGCGGCAGGAGGTCGACCTGAACGAGATCGTGCTGGCCGCGGTCGAGCTGGTCGGATACTCGCTGCGCACCGACGGGATCGAGCTGGCCCTTGCCTTGTCGCCCGCGCCGGCCCGGCTGTGGGGCGATGCCGACCAATTGAACCAGGTGGTCACCAACCTGGTGGTCAACGCGCGGCAGGCGCTCCAGGGGGCTCCCGGACCGCGGCGGCTGGAGGTCTCGGTCGTCCGCGTCCCCGGACCGCCGGTGATCCGCCTGACCGTGGCCGACAACGGTCCCGGCGTGCCGGCCGGCATCCGGACCCGGATCTTCGACCCCTTCTTCACGACCAAGCCGGCCGGGATCGGCACCGGGGTGGGGCTGTCCATGTGCCACAACATCATCGACAGCCACGGCGGCACCATCGCCCTCGGCGAGACGCCCGGCGGCGGCGCCACCTTCGCCGTCGAGTTGCCGGCGCGCGATCCGGCCCCGGCCCCCGCGCCCGAGCCGCCGCAGGCCCCGGCGGACGTCCGGCCCCTGAACCTGCTGATCGTCGACGACGATCCCGAGATCGCCCTGACCCTCGCCGAGATGCTCCAGCCCGACGGCCACTGCATCTCCGTCGCCCAGAACGGCGCGGAGGCGCTGGAACGCCTCGCCTCGGATCCCTGCGACCTGGTGATCAGCGACGTCCGCATGCCCGGACTGGACGGTCCCGGCCTCTACCGCGAGCTGGAGGCCCGCCATCCCCACCTGCTGGGGCGCATCGTCTTCGTTACCGGCGACACGCTGAGCGACGCCGTGCGGGACTTCCTGGGCAGGACCGGCGTGCCCGTTCTCGAAAAGCCCTACGAGCCGGCGGACCTGAAGGCGATGGTCGCCCGGCTGGTCGGCGAGCCGTGA
- a CDS encoding glycosyltransferase family 2 protein → MKRLTCTVIIPTFNRAGYIADAIDSILGQTRAPDQVIVVDDGSTDDTLAVLEAYSGRIEVVSKPNGGKSTAINRAVPLARGDCIWVFDDDDVALPDALDRHLTALERNPEAGFTYSAVQVGRSGPDGRIAVEYEARLWPAKADEFLIRMMEHCFVYGQPAVVARTECLVRVGLFDERLVRCQDYDIMLKLARHYPPARIEEPTFIQRRHPGTRGTLAQSLSGADPSVAWSRYNRIFISELLDGLPLDRYVPTSRAYSEQTARIQRFAIATRHVVPDKAGQDLAWIVRNGKELTAAERRILIGALTHFTALREIDTDHCRRLARACRGRIGRQIRVSLAKGLIYEAMAAFRKRRFSELRTLMPRIVALVGMAGAAELLREKLGRPPGRLSPSP, encoded by the coding sequence ATGAAGCGCCTGACCTGCACCGTGATCATTCCCACCTTCAACCGGGCGGGCTACATCGCGGATGCGATCGACAGCATACTGGGCCAGACCAGGGCGCCGGACCAAGTCATCGTGGTCGACGACGGCTCGACCGACGATACCCTGGCGGTGCTGGAGGCCTATTCGGGCCGGATCGAAGTCGTCTCCAAGCCGAACGGCGGCAAGTCGACGGCCATCAACAGGGCGGTGCCGCTGGCTAGGGGCGACTGCATCTGGGTCTTCGACGACGACGACGTGGCGCTGCCCGACGCGCTGGACCGCCACTTGACCGCCCTGGAGCGGAACCCCGAGGCCGGGTTCACCTACAGCGCGGTCCAGGTGGGACGTTCCGGACCCGACGGCCGGATCGCCGTCGAGTACGAGGCGAGGCTTTGGCCGGCGAAGGCGGACGAGTTCCTGATCCGGATGATGGAGCACTGCTTCGTCTACGGCCAGCCGGCCGTCGTCGCCAGGACCGAGTGCCTGGTGCGGGTCGGACTGTTCGACGAACGGCTGGTCCGGTGCCAAGACTACGACATCATGCTGAAGCTCGCGCGCCACTACCCGCCGGCGCGGATCGAGGAGCCCACCTTCATCCAGCGCCGGCACCCGGGGACCCGCGGCACCCTGGCCCAGTCGCTCAGCGGCGCGGACCCTTCCGTCGCGTGGAGCCGCTACAACAGGATCTTCATCTCGGAGCTGCTGGACGGGCTGCCCCTGGACCGCTATGTCCCGACATCCAGGGCCTACAGCGAGCAGACCGCCCGGATCCAGCGCTTCGCGATCGCGACGCGGCACGTCGTCCCGGACAAGGCCGGGCAGGACCTGGCCTGGATCGTCAGGAACGGGAAGGAGCTGACCGCCGCCGAGCGCCGCATCCTGATCGGCGCGCTGACCCATTTCACCGCGCTGCGCGAGATCGACACCGACCATTGCCGCCGGCTCGCGCGGGCGTGCAGGGGGCGGATAGGCCGGCAGATCCGGGTTTCGCTGGCCAAAGGGCTGATCTACGAGGCGATGGCGGCCTTCCGGAAGCGGCGGTTCTCCGAGTTGCGCACCCTGATGCCGCGGATCGTCGCCCTGGTCGGCATGGCCGGGGCCGCCGAACTGCTGCGCGAAAAGCTGGGGCGGCCCCCGGGACGCCTGTCTCCCTCGCCCTGA